Proteins found in one Actinomycetota bacterium genomic segment:
- a CDS encoding acyltransferase family protein — protein MLAPTGPELERRREPGTKEAPPPGSRLPYRPALDGVRALAVIAVFAYHADLGWARAGFLGVDVFFVLSGYLITALLVAERQAAGRVNLRRFWARRARRLLPAVVVLLAAVAVAVPLLVPEQAARLRGDLLAALAYVSNWRMIFGGESYFEAAGRPPVLQHLWTLAVEEQFYLLWPPVLVLLLRRRSPRRLVAPLVVAAAGSAALMAILHEPYADPSRVYFGTDTHASGLLLGAALAAGTAWWRDTHRLGVGPRAALEVGGLAAVAALAWAVYSVDEFDPGLYRGGFFAVAVASAVVVAAAGRPGRPGLLGRGLGSRPMVWLGRRSYAAYLWSWPVIMVTRPQLDVPFEGGPLLALRAVLTLALAAVSYRFVEEPARRGAIGRAWADLRQARADRRPVARSTAGWGLATCAALAIMAAGVAVSEDRGTGPEVVAATGLNAASAEKLLGDGAVGVVTTVAPTTGPEVTTTTVTAAEGPTTTPAPPPPTAAPTTAAPEPPRPPIELPTVRAQVTAIGDSVLLGAKPLLEHQVEGIVVDADVGRQFASVVATVRSHRDGGLLGEAVIVHTGNNGPIPPGQIDQLLGLLEGVGKVVLVNVKVHRAWEGPNNEVLAEAADRWPNTVLVDWHSVASANPDAFYDDGLHLTPTGIRLFTATLLAAI, from the coding sequence CTGGAACGGCGGCGGGAGCCGGGAACGAAGGAGGCGCCGCCTCCTGGTAGCAGGCTGCCCTACCGGCCCGCGCTCGACGGCGTCCGCGCCCTGGCCGTCATCGCCGTCTTCGCCTACCACGCCGACCTGGGCTGGGCCCGGGCCGGGTTCCTGGGCGTCGACGTGTTCTTCGTGCTCAGCGGCTACCTGATCACCGCCCTGCTCGTGGCCGAGCGCCAGGCGGCCGGGCGGGTCAACCTGCGCCGGTTCTGGGCCCGGCGAGCCCGGCGGCTCCTGCCCGCCGTGGTCGTCCTGCTGGCCGCGGTGGCCGTTGCCGTGCCCCTGCTGGTGCCCGAGCAGGCGGCCCGGCTGCGGGGCGACCTGCTGGCTGCCCTCGCCTACGTGAGCAACTGGCGGATGATCTTCGGTGGCGAGTCCTACTTCGAAGCCGCCGGGCGCCCGCCCGTCCTCCAGCACCTGTGGACCCTGGCCGTGGAGGAGCAGTTCTACCTGCTGTGGCCTCCGGTGCTGGTGCTGCTCCTGCGCCGGCGGTCGCCCCGGCGGCTGGTGGCGCCCCTGGTGGTGGCGGCCGCCGGCTCGGCCGCCCTCATGGCCATCCTGCACGAGCCCTACGCCGACCCCTCGCGGGTCTACTTCGGCACCGACACCCACGCCTCGGGCCTGCTGCTGGGGGCCGCCCTGGCCGCAGGCACGGCTTGGTGGCGCGACACCCACCGCCTGGGGGTCGGGCCCCGGGCCGCCCTGGAGGTGGGGGGGCTGGCGGCCGTGGCCGCCCTGGCGTGGGCCGTCTACTCGGTCGACGAGTTCGACCCTGGCCTCTACCGGGGCGGCTTCTTCGCGGTGGCCGTGGCCTCGGCCGTGGTCGTGGCCGCCGCCGGCCGGCCCGGGCGGCCGGGCCTGCTGGGCCGGGGCCTGGGGTCGAGGCCCATGGTGTGGCTGGGCCGGCGCTCCTACGCCGCCTACCTGTGGTCGTGGCCGGTGATCATGGTCACCCGGCCCCAGCTCGACGTGCCCTTCGAGGGTGGTCCGCTGCTTGCCCTGCGGGCGGTGCTCACCCTCGCACTGGCAGCCGTGTCCTACCGCTTCGTGGAGGAGCCCGCCCGCCGGGGCGCCATCGGCCGGGCGTGGGCCGACCTCCGCCAGGCCCGGGCCGACCGACGGCCGGTGGCAAGGTCGACCGCCGGCTGGGGCCTGGCCACCTGTGCCGCCCTGGCCATCATGGCCGCCGGGGTGGCCGTGAGCGAGGACCGGGGTACCGGCCCCGAGGTGGTGGCCGCCACCGGCCTCAACGCCGCCTCCGCCGAGAAGCTGCTCGGTGACGGGGCCGTCGGGGTGGTCACGACCGTGGCCCCCACCACAGGGCCCGAGGTGACGACCACCACCGTGACGGCCGCCGAGGGGCCCACGACGACGCCGGCCCCTCCGCCGCCCACAGCCGCTCCCACGACCGCTGCGCCCGAGCCCCCGCGGCCGCCGATCGAACTGCCTACCGTCCGGGCCCAGGTGACGGCCATCGGCGACTCGGTGCTACTAGGGGCCAAGCCGCTGCTCGAGCACCAGGTGGAGGGGATCGTGGTGGACGCCGACGTGGGGCGGCAGTTCGCCTCGGTGGTGGCCACCGTGCGGTCCCATCGCGACGGCGGTCTGCTGGGCGAGGCCGTGATCGTCCACACCGGCAACAACGGGCCCATCCCGCCGGGCCAGATCGACCAGCTACTGGGCCTGCTCGAAGGGGTGGGCAAGGTCGTGCTGGTGAACGTGAAGGTCCACCGGGCCTGGGAGGGCCCCAACAACGAGGTGCTGGCCGAGGCCGCCGACCGGTGGCCCAATACCGTCCTCGTCGACTGGCACTCGGTGGCCTCGGCCAACCCCGACGCCTTCTACGACGACGGCCTCCACCTCACGCCCACCGGCATCCGCCTGTTCACGGCCACCCTCCTCGCCGCCATCTGA